TTAATTCAAGCGAACTAACTGCACGCCTTGCAGCACGAGGAGTCCTTGTCCGGGACTGTGTTTCTTTCCACGGCCTTGAAAAGAATTACATAAGGGTTGCAGTCAGGACAGAAAAAGAAAACGACAGGCTCATTGCTGCAATCGGGGACGTTATCACTGAATGGGGCAGAGAACAGGCAAAGAACGAACTGCAGCACGTAATCGAAAAAGCCAGTGAAGAAGGCATCGGAGGCAGAAAGACCTGCGAATACTATCCGTGCCATTTCGAAGGCCAGAACTGCACATTCTGCTTCTGTCCGTTTTACCCCTGTGAAAACGAAAAAACCGGAGGGAAATGGATACAGAGTTCAAGAGGAGGCAGGGTATGGAGTTGCGTTGACTGCCACCTTGTCCATAAAAAGGAGATAGCCCAGAAAATCCTTGACTGCCTTATGCACGAAGGGGATACTGACGAACTCGTAAAAGTAGCCTGGAAAGAAGTGATGGAGCCTATCTTATGATCATACCGGACAGCGGGCACCTCGCTCTGGTACTTCTGCTAGCTGCAGTCATAGACATAGTTTTCGGGGAACCTCCTGCTGCTGTCCACCCGGTCGTCTGGATAGGAAAACTGATCAGCTTTTTGAAAAATGCAGCCCCAAAAAACCACAGAAAACTTTACGGTACTGCAATGGCTCTCTTCTGCGTTTTATTTGCGTCATTGCTCGGGTATTCAGTCCTTTACATTGCAGCCCTCCCCGGAATTCCGGGATTTTTAGCCCTTCTTATAGAAGCTTATTTCCTCAAAGCTACCTTTGCAATCAACTGCCTTCTGAGCCCCGCGAGAGAGATTTATAAACACCTTGAGGAAAACAGGCTGGAAAAAGTAAGGGAACTGCTTCCCATTTACGTGAGCCGGAACACATCCAAACTGACAAAAAACCAGATGTCCTCGGCAGTTGTGGAATCAGTATCGGAAAATTATGTGGACGGCATATTGAGCCCGATATTTTATTATGCAGTCTTTGGGGAATACGGGCTTGTAGCAGCGTATGCATTTAAAGCCATAAGCACGCTGGACTCAATGGTAGGGTACAAAACCGAGCCCTATAAGGAACTGGGATACTTCTCAGCAAAATCCGATGACGTGCTGAACTGGATCCCTGCCCGGATCTCAGTTATCTTTATCCTTGCAGCAGCCTTTACAGTATCTTTATTCCCTAAAAAAGGAAGAAAAATCAATCCTTTTGACAGCGTAAAGACGGCACTCAAAGACGGAATGAAGACCCCCTCCCCCAATTCCGGTTATCCCATGGCTGCAACCGCCGGAGCCTTGGGAGTCAAACTTGAAAAACCCAACACTTATGTTCTGGGAGCCTCGTACCCACCCACCGAGATAAAAGATATAAAACGGGTGTCCCAATTAATAGCAATTGCTTCAGGCTTCTCACTCGTCGCTTTTGTGGCAGTGATCCGGATGGCGGGCATCTATCTTCACCCCTGAAAAATAGATTTACTCCAGATCATTTATTTTTGATCAATAAACGTAAATCCTCAATTACCCTATTAAAACCCGTTAATTCA
This window of the Methanosarcina mazei S-6 genome carries:
- a CDS encoding cobalamin biosynthesis protein, with the translated sequence MIIPDSGHLALVLLLAAVIDIVFGEPPAAVHPVVWIGKLISFLKNAAPKNHRKLYGTAMALFCVLFASLLGYSVLYIAALPGIPGFLALLIEAYFLKATFAINCLLSPAREIYKHLEENRLEKVRELLPIYVSRNTSKLTKNQMSSAVVESVSENYVDGILSPIFYYAVFGEYGLVAAYAFKAISTLDSMVGYKTEPYKELGYFSAKSDDVLNWIPARISVIFILAAAFTVSLFPKKGRKINPFDSVKTALKDGMKTPSPNSGYPMAATAGALGVKLEKPNTYVLGASYPPTEIKDIKRVSQLIAIASGFSLVAFVAVIRMAGIYLHP